The proteins below come from a single Comamonas antarctica genomic window:
- a CDS encoding methyl-accepting chemotaxis protein — MRAIRSVMAKLGLGSRRGNAQMQALYRNQAVIEFDAQGRILYANPQFLALMGYRIEDLQGQHHRIFVDPADHDELAYGRFWARLNAGEAFVGRCKRMARDGREVWLQANYCPVLDRKGRVLRVVKYAMDISAEVRRDAEASSQLAAVGRAQAVIEFTLDGHILRCNRNFLEAMGYASEAELVGQHHRMFVDPRERHTAEYAAFWPQLARGQHYRGQFRRIGRGGNDVWIEANYSPVLDQAGQPFKIVKYATDITARFEATQLVQDAFEQLQQLVRDSAGQARDAHAQTKEVASIAQRGDAALDNAVDAMSRIMADSRRIGEMVGLIDGIAFQTNLLALNAAVEAARAGEHGRGFAVVASEVRSLAQRSAVAAKEVKAVIGSSTQSVQQGVARVNESGDMMRQMRTAAANASGIMDHIIQASRAQDERLVDTREAMRQLENAVIQR, encoded by the coding sequence ATGCGAGCTATCCGTTCCGTCATGGCCAAGCTGGGCCTGGGCTCCCGCCGCGGCAATGCCCAGATGCAGGCGCTGTACCGCAATCAGGCGGTGATCGAGTTCGATGCACAGGGCCGCATCCTCTATGCCAATCCGCAGTTCCTCGCGCTCATGGGCTACCGCATCGAGGATCTGCAAGGCCAGCACCACCGCATCTTCGTGGACCCGGCAGACCATGACGAGCTGGCCTACGGCCGGTTCTGGGCGCGTCTGAACGCGGGCGAGGCGTTTGTCGGCCGCTGCAAGCGCATGGCCCGCGACGGCCGCGAGGTCTGGCTGCAGGCCAACTACTGCCCGGTGCTCGACCGCAAGGGCCGCGTGCTGCGCGTGGTGAAGTACGCGATGGACATCTCCGCCGAAGTGCGGCGCGACGCCGAAGCCAGCAGCCAGCTGGCCGCCGTGGGCCGCGCCCAGGCGGTGATCGAGTTCACGCTGGACGGGCATATCCTGCGCTGCAACCGCAACTTCCTCGAGGCCATGGGTTATGCCTCCGAAGCCGAACTGGTCGGCCAGCACCACCGCATGTTTGTCGATCCCCGGGAACGGCACACCGCGGAATACGCGGCGTTCTGGCCGCAACTGGCCAGGGGCCAGCACTACCGCGGGCAGTTCCGGCGCATCGGCCGGGGCGGCAACGATGTCTGGATCGAAGCCAACTACAGCCCGGTGCTGGACCAGGCCGGGCAGCCGTTCAAGATCGTCAAATACGCCACCGACATCACCGCGCGTTTCGAGGCCACGCAGCTGGTGCAGGACGCGTTCGAGCAACTGCAGCAACTGGTGCGCGACAGCGCGGGTCAGGCGCGCGATGCGCATGCCCAGACCAAGGAGGTCGCGAGCATTGCCCAGCGCGGCGACGCGGCGCTGGACAACGCCGTCGACGCGATGTCGCGCATCATGGCCGACTCCCGGCGCATCGGCGAAATGGTCGGCCTGATCGACGGCATTGCCTTCCAGACCAATCTGCTGGCCCTCAACGCCGCCGTCGAGGCCGCCCGCGCCGGCGAACACGGCCGCGGCTTTGCCGTGGTCGCCAGCGAAGTGCGCAGCCTGGCGCAGCGCAGCGCCGTGGCGGCCAAGGAGGTCAAGGCGGTGATCGGCAGCTCCACCCAGTCGGTGCAGCAGGGCGTGGCGCGCGTCAACGAATCGGGCGACATGATGCGCCAGATGCGCACCGCCGCGGCCAACGCCAGCGGCATCATGGACCACATCATCCAGGCCTCGCGCGCGCAGGACGAACGGCTGGTGGATACGCGCGAAGCGATGCGGCAATTGGAGAATGCGGTGATACAGCGGTGA